Proteins from a genomic interval of Amycolatopsis sp. cg13:
- a CDS encoding carbohydrate kinase family protein, with protein sequence MSARPRLVVVGDASIDYFVQVPHIAGNDNKAIGSLSGVYGGGMSANLAAAAAQHGIAVDLITKTGAGPDTDEALAELRRLGVSIEHSLRDLAHPTWMCFVQLDASGEKALTGADTGIKIPAIEEIDASVLAGADMVAPLADDLEWAAAVAELARGARVAVDLEPDAFEPDQPEFARLLGLSDIVFLNAASATKLAATPRDAAQRLIELGAELVVISEGARGASTVDKNGVVHRARLNGEVTAMDTTGAGDALAGAFLGALLGGAEVGESLRRAVAQATRCVTAVGGRTYLSGSQRGDWPDDLITITTER encoded by the coding sequence ATGAGCGCCCGGCCGCGGCTCGTCGTCGTGGGGGACGCGAGCATCGACTACTTCGTCCAGGTCCCGCACATCGCGGGCAACGACAACAAAGCCATCGGCTCCCTGTCCGGCGTCTACGGCGGCGGGATGAGCGCCAACCTCGCCGCCGCGGCCGCGCAGCACGGGATCGCGGTCGACTTGATCACGAAGACCGGAGCGGGACCGGACACCGACGAAGCGCTGGCCGAACTGCGCAGGCTCGGGGTCTCGATCGAGCATTCCCTGCGCGACCTCGCGCATCCGACCTGGATGTGTTTCGTCCAGCTCGACGCGAGCGGTGAAAAAGCGCTGACCGGCGCCGACACCGGGATCAAGATTCCGGCGATCGAGGAGATCGACGCGTCGGTCCTGGCGGGCGCGGACATGGTCGCGCCGCTGGCCGACGATCTCGAGTGGGCGGCGGCCGTCGCCGAACTAGCACGAGGAGCGCGGGTAGCCGTCGACCTCGAACCGGACGCGTTCGAGCCGGATCAGCCGGAGTTCGCGCGGCTGCTCGGGCTCAGCGACATCGTCTTCCTCAACGCCGCCTCGGCGACCAAACTCGCTGCCACGCCGCGGGACGCCGCTCAACGGCTGATCGAGCTCGGCGCGGAGCTCGTGGTCATCAGCGAAGGAGCGCGCGGAGCGTCCACTGTGGACAAGAACGGCGTCGTCCATCGCGCGCGGTTGAACGGCGAGGTCACCGCCATGGATACGACCGGCGCGGGGGACGCGCTGGCGGGAGCGTTCCTGGGCGCGCTGCTCGGCGGGGCCGAAGTGGGCGAAAGCCTTCGCCGGGCGGTGGCCCAGGCGACCCGTTGCGTCACCGCTGTCGGCGGTCGCACTTATCTGTCCGGCTCGCAGCGCGGCGACTGGCCAGACGACCTGATCACCATCACGACTGAGAGGTAA
- a CDS encoding LLM class flavin-dependent oxidoreductase: protein MRHGVFFFGSVEMPDVLAGNPVPAARRRATREQVWHAHERLVGMGVLAEELGYDSYWLAEHHFQHEGYEVVPNAMMLESHLAARTSRIQLGSMFSIVPQWNPLRLAEDFSSLLNLSGGRAVLGVGRGTVSRELRSLTAHQADIGVMSSSEERKVIDAHNREVFAEYMDIVRTALSQETFSYNGKFFELPPPDNRDPDHEADTLTLVPGPLHPVEIWQAVTSPPTLDYAAEVGHGCVWWNQYHGYIRDQWERYGELYEQRHGVRLAPGQNRILVLPMHIADTHEEAWRIGRIGHDEFWNLLAPFGWSSGYQGDDGNRAPAGLVPTLEQSTKQKCWAVGTPEEVAEIVQHHKDTLGLEHLVVFPHFPGHTYDMAAEQMRRYTEQVVPLLR, encoded by the coding sequence GTGCGGCACGGAGTGTTCTTCTTCGGCTCGGTCGAGATGCCGGACGTGCTCGCCGGAAACCCGGTGCCCGCCGCGCGGCGCCGCGCCACCCGCGAGCAGGTGTGGCACGCGCACGAGCGGCTGGTCGGGATGGGTGTGCTGGCCGAGGAACTGGGATACGACAGTTATTGGCTGGCGGAGCACCATTTCCAGCACGAGGGCTACGAGGTCGTGCCGAACGCGATGATGCTCGAGTCGCATCTGGCGGCGCGGACCTCGCGGATCCAGCTGGGGTCGATGTTCAGCATAGTGCCGCAGTGGAATCCGCTGCGGCTGGCCGAGGACTTCAGCAGCCTGCTCAACCTCTCCGGCGGACGCGCGGTGCTCGGCGTCGGCCGGGGCACGGTGTCTCGCGAACTGCGCAGCCTCACCGCGCATCAGGCGGACATCGGGGTGATGTCGTCCAGCGAAGAGCGCAAGGTCATCGACGCGCACAACCGTGAGGTTTTCGCCGAGTACATGGACATCGTGCGTACTGCGTTGAGTCAGGAAACCTTCTCGTACAACGGAAAGTTCTTCGAGCTTCCGCCGCCGGACAACCGCGACCCCGACCACGAGGCCGACACGCTGACCCTGGTGCCGGGTCCGCTGCACCCGGTCGAGATCTGGCAGGCGGTCACCAGCCCGCCGACCCTGGACTACGCCGCCGAGGTCGGTCACGGATGCGTGTGGTGGAACCAATATCACGGGTACATCCGCGACCAGTGGGAGCGCTACGGCGAGCTGTACGAGCAGCGCCACGGCGTCCGGCTCGCTCCGGGGCAGAACCGCATTCTGGTATTGCCCATGCACATCGCCGACACGCACGAAGAGGCTTGGCGCATCGGGCGGATCGGGCACGACGAGTTCTGGAACCTGCTCGCGCCGTTCGGCTGGAGCAGCGGGTACCAAGGCGACGACGGCAACCGGGCTCCGGCCGGTTTGGTGCCGACGCTGGAGCAGTCCACGAAACAGAAGTGCTGGGCGGTCGGCACGCCGGAGGAAGTGGCCGAGATCGTGCAGCACCACAAGGACACGCTCGGCCTCGAACATCTGGTGGTGTTCCCGCATTTCCCCGGGCACACCTACGACATGGCCGCCGAGCAGATGCGGCGCTACACCGAACAGGTCGTGCCGCTGCTGCGCTGA
- a CDS encoding 3,4-dihydroxy-2-butanone-4-phosphate synthase, which translates to MTTSLEVLPLDALLAPGRPLVLSSADDAALVLPATEASTSALAFVIRHSSGLLGVALPGDRCDALELPPMRPSFRRSPGWCVAVDAATGVTTGISAADRAETIRRLAARATRPADLHRPGHVLPYATHPRGILGRLAIPEAAVELCLRAGMPAAAVFAALVSPSDPREMATPDEAAAFAAAHGLPVVDTGAVLRSCSRVPEYGG; encoded by the coding sequence ATGACTACTTCCCTCGAGGTACTCCCGCTCGACGCCTTGCTCGCGCCCGGACGGCCGCTCGTGCTCTCCTCCGCCGACGACGCCGCCCTCGTCCTTCCTGCGACCGAAGCGTCCACGAGCGCCCTGGCGTTCGTCATCCGGCACTCGTCCGGACTGCTGGGCGTCGCACTGCCCGGCGACCGGTGCGACGCGCTCGAACTGCCGCCCATGCGGCCGAGTTTCCGCCGAAGTCCCGGCTGGTGCGTCGCGGTCGACGCCGCGACCGGCGTCACCACCGGAATCTCGGCCGCGGACCGGGCGGAGACGATCCGTCGCCTCGCCGCACGCGCCACCCGGCCTGCGGACCTCCATCGGCCAGGCCACGTGCTGCCCTACGCCACGCACCCGCGAGGGATCCTCGGCAGGCTCGCGATCCCCGAAGCGGCCGTCGAACTGTGCCTTCGGGCTGGCATGCCAGCGGCGGCGGTGTTCGCCGCGCTGGTCAGCCCTTCGGATCCGAGGGAAATGGCCACGCCGGACGAAGCCGCTGCCTTCGCCGCCGCGCACGGGTTGCCGGTCGTCGATACTGGCGCGGTTCTCAGGAGCTGCTCGCGGGTGCCTGAATATGGAGGGTGA
- a CDS encoding ADP-ribosylglycohydrolase family protein — MLRSKIHGSLAAACLADALGAPTEELSRDQIRAAFGGYVTEFHAPLPGAPYAKGRAAAQITDDSSQMILLTRLLARTGAALSPDDMARLLIEWSKNENYFPHFAGPTTREAIARLERGEDPREVGKTGTIMTQGASNGAAMRVGPVGLFHHGDPEAAVRTAFTTCVPSHNTPPGVAGAAAIAAAVARACTPGAEIVDIVRAAINGARAGAELGRTEGRDVPGASVERRIERAVALAITARDDEHAIDLIAGEIGVGLPAAEAVPAALGFFVAAGGDPVRVARLAANAGGDSDTIGCMAAAIAGAYRGIEAIDEAAVAEVERANDLDLGALADELLAATQH; from the coding sequence GTGCTGCGTTCCAAGATCCACGGCAGTCTCGCCGCGGCCTGCCTGGCCGACGCGCTCGGCGCGCCCACCGAGGAACTGAGCCGGGACCAGATCCGCGCCGCGTTCGGCGGCTACGTCACCGAATTCCACGCCCCGCTCCCCGGCGCGCCCTACGCCAAGGGCCGCGCCGCCGCGCAGATCACCGACGACTCCAGCCAGATGATCCTGCTGACCCGCCTGCTCGCCCGCACCGGAGCCGCGCTGAGCCCGGACGACATGGCGCGGCTGCTGATCGAGTGGTCCAAGAACGAGAACTACTTCCCGCATTTCGCCGGGCCGACCACCCGCGAGGCCATCGCGCGCCTGGAGCGCGGCGAGGACCCGCGCGAGGTCGGAAAGACCGGGACGATCATGACCCAGGGCGCCAGCAACGGCGCCGCGATGCGGGTCGGGCCGGTCGGGCTGTTCCACCACGGAGACCCGGAAGCGGCGGTCCGGACCGCGTTCACCACCTGCGTGCCCAGCCACAACACGCCGCCTGGCGTCGCGGGTGCCGCGGCCATCGCCGCCGCCGTCGCGCGGGCTTGCACTCCTGGCGCGGAAATCGTCGATATCGTCCGCGCCGCCATCAACGGCGCACGGGCGGGTGCTGAACTCGGTCGTACCGAAGGTCGTGACGTGCCGGGCGCGTCGGTCGAGCGCCGGATCGAGCGCGCGGTCGCGCTGGCCATCACGGCTCGCGACGACGAGCACGCCATTGACCTGATCGCCGGGGAGATCGGCGTCGGTCTGCCCGCCGCCGAGGCCGTGCCTGCCGCGCTCGGGTTCTTCGTTGCCGCGGGCGGAGATCCAGTGCGCGTCGCGCGGCTGGCGGCCAACGCGGGCGGCGACAGCGACACTATCGGCTGCATGGCCGCCGCGATCGCCGGCGCTTACCGGGGGATCGAGGCGATCGACGAGGCCGCCGTCGCCGAGGTGGAACGCGCGAACGATCTCGACCTGGGCGCGCTCGCCGACGAACTCCTGGCCGCGACTCAGCACTGA
- a CDS encoding creatininase family protein, translating to MASRFFAELRASQVEAACGPSSVAVLPVGAIEQHGPHLPLATDALVAEAVSNEVVATHGEDLDLWLLPTISYGRSVEHTWAAGTLSLSTATFAATLDDIGRSVAAAGIRRLALVNGHGGNVSEIQTALRDLRLAYGLLTFAVNVFLPESHDPAWAASENGLGIHGGAAETSLMLHLRPDLVDLGSAERRIPAQMADNVHARFGGSVSFGWLANDFGAEGYLGDPTLASAEAGARGFKSLAGTLGDQLAEVARFDFPDSARTR from the coding sequence ATGGCTTCCCGGTTTTTCGCCGAGCTGAGGGCCTCCCAAGTCGAGGCCGCCTGCGGGCCGTCCTCGGTCGCAGTGCTGCCCGTCGGCGCCATCGAACAGCACGGCCCGCACCTCCCACTCGCCACCGACGCGCTCGTCGCCGAAGCAGTTTCAAACGAAGTCGTTGCCACGCACGGCGAAGACCTCGACCTGTGGCTGCTGCCGACGATCAGCTACGGCCGCTCCGTCGAACACACCTGGGCGGCAGGAACCCTTTCCCTGTCCACCGCGACCTTCGCGGCAACCCTCGACGACATCGGACGCTCGGTCGCCGCCGCCGGCATCCGCAGGCTCGCCCTCGTGAACGGGCACGGCGGAAACGTCTCCGAAATCCAGACCGCACTGCGCGATCTGCGCCTCGCCTACGGCCTGCTCACCTTCGCCGTCAACGTTTTCCTCCCCGAGTCGCACGATCCGGCCTGGGCAGCAAGCGAAAACGGGCTCGGGATCCACGGCGGGGCCGCGGAAACGTCCCTGATGCTGCACCTGCGCCCCGACCTGGTCGACCTCGGCTCCGCGGAACGGCGGATCCCCGCGCAGATGGCCGACAACGTCCACGCCCGCTTCGGCGGAAGCGTCAGTTTCGGCTGGCTGGCCAACGATTTCGGTGCCGAAGGCTATCTCGGCGACCCGACGCTTGCCAGCGCCGAGGCGGGCGCGCGCGGGTTCAAGTCGCTCGCCGGCACCCTGGGCGACCAGCTCGCGGAAGTCGCGCGGTTCGACTTCCCCGATTCCGCCCGGACGCGCTAG
- a CDS encoding GntR family transcriptional regulator, whose amino-acid sequence MTGRPSRAPLYRTIQSEIQRDILSGRLKPGDWLPSESQLRAQYGVSQTSVRRAFQELQRLGLVERFHGRGSIVASNEIRAMSPMLGLGRELRQRGFAIRPELLSNAEEPADEAVAKALDLEPGDTVSHIERRYWIGDDPFVFLDHYLVQQPGIDFGEFTGDSLYAFLSGRDAQPTHARERVSAVNLSAAEAERLQVEPGVAAMLRERTSFGADQRPLEFTRYILRGDRYHLDIDLRSER is encoded by the coding sequence ATGACCGGTCGACCAAGCCGTGCGCCGCTCTACCGCACGATTCAGAGCGAGATCCAGCGCGACATCCTCAGCGGCAGGCTGAAGCCGGGGGACTGGCTCCCGTCGGAGAGTCAGCTCCGGGCGCAGTACGGCGTGTCCCAGACGTCCGTCCGGCGCGCCTTTCAGGAGTTGCAGCGGCTCGGGCTGGTGGAGCGGTTCCACGGGCGGGGCAGCATTGTCGCGTCCAACGAGATCCGCGCGATGAGCCCGATGCTCGGTCTTGGCCGCGAGCTGCGGCAGCGCGGCTTCGCGATCCGGCCCGAACTGCTCAGCAATGCCGAGGAACCGGCGGACGAAGCGGTCGCCAAGGCGCTCGACCTCGAACCCGGCGACACCGTGAGCCACATCGAGCGGCGTTACTGGATCGGCGACGATCCGTTCGTCTTCCTCGACCACTATCTGGTGCAGCAGCCCGGAATCGACTTCGGCGAGTTCACCGGGGATTCGCTGTACGCCTTCCTCTCCGGCCGCGACGCGCAGCCCACGCACGCGCGGGAGCGGGTCAGCGCGGTCAATCTCTCCGCGGCGGAGGCGGAGCGGCTCCAGGTCGAGCCGGGCGTCGCGGCGATGCTGCGCGAGCGCACGTCGTTCGGCGCGGATCAGCGGCCGCTGGAGTTCACTCGCTACATCCTGCGCGGCGATCGCTACCACCTCGACATCGACCTCCGAAGCGAGCGATGA
- a CDS encoding RidA family protein → MTKQALGPLKYGTTVQPWGRGAAAGGFVFLSGIDGVTDEHGRPAHGVAAQTLVTLNRVHRLLADAGAEFEDIVQFDQFLADPADRAEYMRVRDAWLAEHAPKLLSERSYASLLIYPPLATPEMRVEIRAVAYLGS, encoded by the coding sequence GTGACAAAACAAGCGCTTGGCCCGCTGAAGTACGGCACGACGGTCCAGCCGTGGGGAAGAGGAGCCGCGGCGGGCGGCTTCGTCTTCCTCAGCGGAATCGACGGCGTGACCGACGAACACGGCCGGCCCGCCCACGGCGTCGCCGCGCAAACCCTGGTCACGCTCAACCGAGTCCACCGGCTGCTCGCCGACGCGGGCGCGGAGTTCGAGGACATCGTGCAGTTCGACCAGTTCCTCGCCGATCCCGCCGACCGCGCCGAGTACATGCGGGTCCGCGACGCCTGGCTTGCCGAGCACGCGCCGAAGCTGCTGTCCGAGCGGTCGTACGCGTCGCTGCTGATCTATCCCCCGCTGGCCACGCCCGAGATGCGCGTGGAAATCCGGGCCGTCGCCTACCTCGGCTCCTGA
- a CDS encoding twin-arginine translocation signal domain-containing protein: MPAPNDEKPEEPGSGKDRRDFLKGAAAAAALGVGGVAAGGLLGGQQAQAFPQQTGLPPIGAEIPCSCLAINTPLQIRTSLVSVDFRGGIKVRVDVNPDDPVNSVRLRVVGHRVSAELPGAAGADQGGGTITIEQNDVDVDAKSLLKLTQRFPPRYEQIMVLSFTMTIDQPEDLLRRAGIQSRKAYEPLVLTTKDPAMLVGKLTQFPPRGDLYQLQNPVDLVLPDDPDTTIATIQKFPVKVGGL, from the coding sequence ATGCCTGCTCCGAACGACGAGAAACCCGAGGAGCCCGGTTCCGGCAAGGACCGCCGGGACTTCTTGAAAGGGGCCGCCGCCGCGGCCGCGCTGGGGGTGGGCGGGGTCGCGGCCGGCGGCCTGCTGGGCGGGCAGCAGGCCCAGGCCTTCCCGCAGCAGACCGGGCTGCCGCCGATCGGGGCGGAGATCCCGTGCAGCTGCCTGGCGATCAACACGCCGCTGCAGATCCGGACGTCGCTGGTCAGCGTCGATTTCCGGGGCGGGATCAAGGTGCGGGTCGACGTCAACCCGGACGACCCGGTCAACTCGGTGCGGCTGCGGGTCGTCGGGCACCGGGTGTCGGCCGAACTGCCCGGCGCTGCCGGTGCGGACCAAGGCGGCGGCACGATCACGATCGAGCAGAACGACGTCGACGTCGATGCCAAGAGCCTGCTCAAGCTGACCCAGCGGTTCCCGCCGCGCTACGAGCAGATCATGGTGCTGAGCTTCACCATGACGATCGACCAGCCCGAAGACCTGCTGCGCCGGGCGGGCATCCAGTCCAGGAAGGCCTACGAGCCGCTGGTGCTGACCACGAAGGACCCGGCGATGCTGGTCGGGAAGCTGACCCAGTTCCCGCCCCGGGGCGACCTCTACCAATTGCAGAACCCGGTGGACTTGGTGCTGCCCGACGACCCGGACACGACGATCGCGACGATCCAGAAATTCCCGGTGAAGGTGGGCGGACTCTGA
- a CDS encoding MFS transporter: protein MSARSEEFATVSWKERLSFGGGDLATNIAWGALATYVVFFYTNVIGAAASAVGTIVLIARLFDGVVDVGMGAIVDRTSTRWGKARPWVLWAAAPFAIALVLVFTVPGMEPTPTLVYIAITYALMNIALSAAVIPYGTLNTRMTRDFTERSRLNVTRMFGATLGSLVVTVLTLPLVSALGDDQRAWIITFCLFGALAAVLFFVTFRNTRERIVDTAPPKDQPGIVESLKLAARNRYWLLLFAIFIVFSVAESLYTGATAYFAQYFLGNAGFAALMSFMLYIPALLGMLFMQPVYNRFGKIAPMIVGAAIFIAGSLVIAIDPTNMTLAVTGSILRGIGRIPIFGAIWGMLPDTIEYGEWKNGRRLEGVLYSAGSMGQKLGYGLGAAVLGWVMGAAGYNGLNHTQPDSALAAINALFVYVPMVLFVLLIVLFWAYRLERIYPAVEKDLAERRAAAGERSVSFGEQS from the coding sequence ATGAGCGCACGCAGCGAAGAATTCGCCACGGTGAGCTGGAAGGAACGTCTCTCCTTCGGAGGCGGTGACCTGGCCACGAACATCGCCTGGGGCGCGCTGGCCACCTACGTGGTGTTCTTCTATACCAACGTGATCGGGGCGGCGGCGTCGGCGGTCGGCACGATCGTGCTCATCGCGCGGCTGTTCGACGGCGTGGTCGACGTCGGCATGGGCGCGATCGTCGACCGGACGTCGACCCGCTGGGGCAAGGCGCGTCCCTGGGTGCTGTGGGCCGCCGCGCCGTTCGCGATCGCGCTCGTCCTGGTGTTCACCGTGCCGGGCATGGAACCGACGCCGACGCTGGTGTACATCGCGATCACCTACGCACTGATGAACATCGCCCTCAGCGCGGCGGTGATCCCGTACGGAACGCTGAACACCCGGATGACGCGGGACTTCACCGAACGCTCCCGGCTCAACGTCACCCGGATGTTCGGCGCCACCCTCGGTTCGCTGGTCGTCACCGTCCTCACGCTGCCGTTGGTGAGCGCGCTCGGCGACGACCAGCGGGCGTGGATCATCACCTTCTGTCTCTTCGGCGCTCTCGCGGCGGTGCTGTTCTTCGTGACCTTCCGCAATACGCGGGAGCGCATCGTCGACACCGCGCCGCCGAAGGACCAGCCGGGGATCGTCGAATCGCTCAAGCTCGCGGCACGGAACCGTTATTGGCTGCTGCTGTTCGCGATCTTCATCGTGTTCAGTGTCGCGGAATCGCTCTACACCGGAGCGACTGCCTACTTCGCCCAGTACTTCCTCGGCAATGCCGGTTTCGCCGCGCTGATGTCGTTCATGCTCTACATTCCGGCCTTGCTCGGAATGCTGTTCATGCAGCCGGTGTACAACCGCTTCGGCAAAATCGCCCCGATGATCGTCGGCGCGGCGATCTTCATCGCGGGCTCCCTGGTCATCGCGATCGACCCGACGAACATGACCCTGGCGGTCACCGGCTCGATCCTGCGCGGCATCGGGCGCATCCCGATCTTCGGCGCGATCTGGGGCATGCTCCCCGACACCATCGAGTACGGCGAATGGAAGAACGGCCGCCGCTTGGAAGGCGTGCTGTACAGCGCGGGCAGCATGGGCCAGAAACTCGGCTACGGACTGGGCGCGGCCGTGCTCGGCTGGGTCATGGGCGCGGCGGGCTACAACGGCCTGAACCACACGCAGCCGGATTCCGCGCTGGCCGCGATCAACGCGCTGTTCGTGTACGTGCCGATGGTGTTGTTCGTGCTGCTGATCGTCCTGTTCTGGGCTTACCGGCTGGAGCGGATCTACCCGGCGGTGGAGAAGGACTTGGCCGAACGGCGGGCCGCGGCGGGAGAACGTTCGGTTTCCTTCGGGGAGCAGTCCTGA
- a CDS encoding NADPH-dependent FMN reductase, with amino-acid sequence MHNPLIVGIGGTVRPDSSSERALRAVLEDVRAHGARTELFTARDLGFAMYEPDLAHRSASATAFLDAIRRADGVLISTPGYHGGLSGLLKNALDYLQDLAGDDRPYLHGRAVGCIVSAYGPQAGVTTLTSLRSTVHALRGWPTPLGVVVDSTGQPFSADGRVADRKLAAQLATVAEQVARFATAEIRTVA; translated from the coding sequence ATGCACAACCCCCTGATCGTGGGCATCGGCGGCACAGTCCGCCCCGATTCCTCTTCCGAACGAGCCCTTCGCGCGGTCCTCGAAGACGTGCGGGCGCACGGGGCCCGCACCGAACTGTTCACCGCACGGGACCTCGGATTCGCCATGTACGAACCGGATCTCGCGCATCGTTCCGCGTCCGCGACCGCGTTCCTCGACGCGATCCGCCGCGCCGACGGCGTCCTGATCTCGACGCCCGGCTACCACGGCGGTTTGTCCGGCCTGCTCAAGAACGCGCTGGACTACCTCCAGGACCTCGCCGGCGACGACCGCCCTTACCTGCACGGACGCGCCGTCGGCTGCATCGTCAGCGCGTACGGGCCGCAGGCCGGGGTGACGACGCTGACGTCGCTGCGCTCGACCGTCCACGCTCTGCGCGGCTGGCCGACCCCGCTCGGCGTCGTGGTCGACTCGACCGGCCAGCCATTCTCCGCCGACGGCCGTGTTGCCGACCGGAAACTCGCCGCGCAACTCGCCACCGTCGCCGAGCAGGTCGCACGGTTCGCGACCGCGGAGATCCGGACCGTCGCATGA
- a CDS encoding helix-turn-helix domain-containing protein, translating into MRTPPSPDSAPAPDPAKVLGARVRELRRGRGLTLKQVGEVSRLSHAFLSQFERGLAAASVSTLQRIAVALDTTVSALLAGPAEQGVGLLRADEGMVMPGAEIPTGSTARALSRAGFPVQPIEYTGGPAEFGEYFEHVGQEMLYVVTGRIELDFADGRREQLGEADVATYPGSRAHRWRRLGDEPVRVLLINTGE; encoded by the coding sequence ATGCGAACCCCTCCCTCCCCCGATTCCGCACCTGCGCCGGATCCGGCGAAGGTGCTCGGGGCGCGGGTGCGCGAGCTGCGGCGCGGCCGCGGGCTGACGCTCAAGCAAGTCGGCGAGGTTTCCCGCCTGTCGCACGCTTTTCTCAGCCAGTTCGAGCGCGGGCTGGCCGCCGCGAGCGTCAGCACTCTGCAGCGGATCGCGGTCGCGCTGGACACCACCGTGTCGGCCCTTCTCGCCGGGCCCGCGGAGCAGGGCGTCGGATTGCTGCGCGCCGACGAGGGAATGGTCATGCCGGGGGCCGAAATCCCGACCGGTTCCACGGCGCGGGCGTTGTCCCGGGCGGGTTTTCCGGTGCAGCCCATCGAATACACCGGCGGCCCGGCGGAGTTCGGCGAGTATTTCGAGCACGTCGGGCAGGAGATGCTGTACGTCGTCACCGGGCGGATCGAACTGGATTTCGCCGACGGGCGCCGCGAGCAGCTGGGCGAGGCCGATGTCGCCACCTACCCGGGGTCGCGGGCGCATCGCTGGCGCCGGCTGGGCGACGAACCGGTCCGGGTCCTGCTGATCAACACCGGGGAATGA
- a CDS encoding cytosine permease — translation MVKDAHAVRAPAVSVEHHGIERIPDDQRHGSPRSAFSLWFAGNLQYSALAVGAIPTAFLGLGFGEAVLSLAIGILIGSVLLGFAASMGPRAGVPQMIQSRIPFGYYGNFLPVLLLCLTGLGYFAVNTVLGAYIVRELFGLPFLVSLVAVAAVQIVIAIVGHDLVHQAERFLAIVASVLFLILTWYGLAKGNLAASGDVLHRGAGGVAGGMLTTVALASTRTFGWCIGGSDYTRYLPRDTSRRRVLVAAFSGASLAGLWMAVVGAAIGTVITVDSPTDLVAKLIPSGLAAVILVALLAASISGSVLDIYSASLSLLMVGAKVRRWVSAVIIGVLGTVVGFVAGHNAGSVFGTFQNFLFLMGYWIGPWLGIVVVDTLVFGRQEIDPHRYFDHTRRFRPGLAAFVLAIAVSVPFMDQSLYTGAFAARFPQFGDLTPWVAGAAAALAYYLIRRYRKADE, via the coding sequence ATGGTCAAAGACGCCCACGCAGTCCGCGCACCCGCCGTATCCGTCGAGCACCACGGCATCGAAAGGATTCCCGACGACCAGCGCCACGGTTCGCCGCGCTCCGCGTTTTCCCTGTGGTTCGCCGGGAATCTGCAGTACTCGGCGCTCGCGGTCGGCGCCATTCCCACCGCGTTCCTCGGCCTGGGGTTCGGCGAAGCCGTTCTCTCGCTGGCCATCGGCATCCTGATCGGCAGCGTGCTGCTGGGCTTCGCCGCCTCGATGGGCCCGCGCGCCGGGGTGCCGCAGATGATCCAGTCGCGCATCCCGTTCGGCTACTACGGCAATTTCCTGCCGGTCCTGCTCCTGTGCCTGACCGGCCTCGGCTACTTCGCGGTGAACACCGTGCTCGGGGCCTATATAGTCCGCGAACTCTTCGGGCTGCCGTTCCTGGTTTCGCTCGTCGCGGTGGCGGCGGTGCAGATCGTCATCGCGATCGTCGGGCACGATCTGGTCCACCAAGCCGAACGTTTCCTCGCGATCGTCGCGTCCGTGCTGTTCCTGATCCTCACCTGGTACGGCCTGGCGAAAGGCAACCTCGCCGCATCCGGCGACGTCCTGCACCGAGGCGCGGGCGGGGTCGCCGGGGGCATGCTGACCACCGTCGCGCTCGCTTCGACCAGGACGTTCGGCTGGTGCATCGGCGGTTCCGACTACACGCGCTACCTGCCGCGCGACACGTCCCGGCGCCGCGTGCTGGTCGCGGCGTTCTCCGGCGCTTCGCTGGCCGGGTTGTGGATGGCGGTCGTCGGAGCCGCGATCGGCACCGTGATCACTGTGGACAGTCCGACCGACCTGGTGGCGAAGCTGATCCCGTCCGGTCTGGCCGCCGTGATCCTGGTGGCGCTGCTGGCGGCCTCGATCTCCGGCAGCGTCCTGGACATCTACAGCGCCTCGCTGAGCCTCCTGATGGTCGGCGCCAAGGTTCGCCGCTGGGTCTCCGCGGTCATCATCGGCGTGCTGGGAACCGTGGTGGGTTTCGTCGCCGGGCACAACGCCGGGTCCGTGTTCGGCACCTTCCAGAATTTCCTGTTCCTGATGGGCTACTGGATCGGCCCCTGGCTAGGGATCGTCGTCGTGGACACGCTGGTCTTCGGCCGCCAGGAGATCGACCCTCACCGGTATTTCGACCACACCCGGCGGTTCCGCCCGGGCCTCGCGGCGTTCGTGCTCGCCATCGCGGTCTCCGTGCCGTTCATGGACCAGAGCCTGTACACCGGCGCGTTCGCCGCCCGCTTCCCGCAGTTCGGCGACCTCACCCCGTGGGTCGCGGGCGCGGCGGCCGCCCTGGCCTACTACCTCATCCGACGCTACCGAAAGGCCGACGAGTGA